One Janthinobacterium sp. TB1-E2 genomic region harbors:
- a CDS encoding CHASE domain-containing protein, with protein sequence MHTLSKGGAGSGIRIWAGGLLLALAVGGALYAGAARTVNDDAEQRFDNLTHSAQHSLITRVKSYSDLLRGLEALFRTSEHLTRRQFHDYVAGLDIVRQFPAIESVNYAAAVPSAQRAAFIESVRKDTSLAPRGYPAFTIRPAGERPEYTVLTYLEPDSLLAERMGVDIGANPLVAQSLTQARDSGQVSASGQVIMIKGPPAHVGLGMRLPVYRNGMPQGSVAERRAAYQGSVGIGFGVARLVHSALERSALEPLHLTLYSAAGPLPASGALSITPQDRLLFNDDGDLAAAPPQPGGDAGYFDRVLPVAYQGGLWKAHFRVRKAELYSPFDRYFPWLALGVGVAGTLLIYGYIFTLYRSRRNAVAQRTLLDTVLDSVDAYVYMKDADLRYRYVNARTATILGRPVEQLIGRQDGELMLGDAAAAAQLTERRVFDSGAKFVGEERFVDAQGQVHHLWSVKVPLGLPGPVTGLIGLSTDVTELHRLKEQADAASQAKSDFLSNMSHEIRTPMNSIIGMAHLALKSVADARQRDYLQKIYHSGQHLLGLINDILDFSKIEAGKLELEVLDFRLDTLLANIASQLGDAAAVKGLALQFDIAPELPQRWRGDPLRLEQVLLNLTSNAIKFSDNGSIFVRVRQSEERGSYAMLRFEVQDRGIGMNQEEVAQLFRSFHQADPSTTRKYGGSGLGLVISKQLVELMGGKVGVYSQPGLGSTFWFTARLEKSAQASDERIAEVEPEVLGVIRGASILLVEDNVFSQQVGCELLEDAGATVCVAGNGREALELLARQRYDCVLMDVQMPEMDGFETTRRIRADPKLTGLLVIAMTANAGSEDRARCLEAGMDEFVTKPIAPNLLFHLLAKWFRLRGGIGNIGRMRASDRLAAAPAAPSSAAAPELRDTAILDLATLALTFSNDVVKMRKYTQLFLDTARDGIAEMEQAMALEDLGRLADLGHRSKSSALAVGAHAFAGLCTSIEGLRVGGDLQQARVLLTALGPALAQVAEQISVEFAASDTP encoded by the coding sequence ATGCACACTTTGAGCAAGGGCGGGGCGGGATCAGGTATCAGGATATGGGCGGGTGGCCTGCTGCTGGCCCTGGCGGTGGGCGGCGCCTTGTATGCGGGCGCGGCGCGCACGGTCAATGACGACGCCGAACAGCGTTTCGACAATCTCACGCATAGTGCCCAGCACAGCCTGATCACGCGCGTAAAAAGCTATTCCGACCTGCTGCGGGGACTCGAAGCCCTGTTCCGCACCAGCGAGCACCTGACGCGGCGCCAGTTCCACGATTACGTGGCCGGCCTCGATATCGTGCGCCAGTTCCCGGCCATCGAATCGGTCAACTACGCGGCGGCCGTGCCGTCGGCGCAGCGCGCCGCCTTCATCGAGTCCGTGCGCAAAGACACCAGCCTGGCGCCGCGCGGCTATCCTGCCTTCACCATCCGGCCTGCGGGGGAGCGGCCGGAATACACGGTGCTCACTTACCTGGAACCCGATTCCCTGCTGGCCGAACGGATGGGCGTCGATATCGGCGCCAACCCGCTGGTGGCGCAATCGCTGACGCAGGCGCGCGACAGCGGCCAGGTGAGCGCGTCGGGGCAGGTGATCATGATCAAGGGGCCGCCCGCGCACGTGGGCCTGGGCATGCGCCTGCCCGTGTACCGCAATGGCATGCCGCAGGGCAGCGTGGCCGAGCGCCGCGCCGCCTACCAGGGTTCCGTCGGCATCGGCTTTGGCGTGGCGCGGCTGGTGCACAGCGCGCTCGAACGCAGCGCCCTGGAACCGCTGCACCTGACCCTGTACAGCGCGGCCGGTCCTTTGCCGGCCAGCGGGGCCCTGTCCATCACGCCGCAGGACCGCCTGCTGTTCAACGATGACGGCGACCTGGCGGCGGCGCCGCCGCAACCGGGCGGCGATGCCGGTTATTTCGACCGGGTGCTGCCCGTCGCCTACCAGGGGGGCCTGTGGAAAGCCCATTTCCGCGTGCGCAAGGCGGAGCTGTACAGCCCCTTCGACCGCTACTTTCCATGGCTGGCGCTGGGCGTCGGCGTGGCCGGCACCCTGCTCATCTATGGCTACATCTTTACCTTGTACCGCTCGCGCCGCAACGCGGTGGCGCAGCGCACCCTGCTCGATACGGTGCTCGACAGCGTCGATGCCTACGTCTACATGAAGGATGCCGACCTGCGCTACCGCTACGTGAATGCGCGCACGGCCACCATCCTGGGCCGTCCCGTGGAGCAGCTGATCGGCCGCCAGGATGGCGAGTTGATGCTCGGCGATGCGGCCGCCGCCGCGCAGCTGACCGAGCGCCGGGTGTTCGACAGCGGCGCCAAGTTCGTCGGCGAGGAGCGCTTCGTCGATGCGCAAGGGCAGGTGCACCACCTGTGGAGCGTGAAGGTGCCGCTGGGCTTGCCCGGTCCCGTTACGGGCCTGATCGGCCTGTCCACCGACGTGACGGAACTGCACCGCCTGAAAGAGCAGGCCGACGCGGCCAGCCAGGCCAAGAGCGACTTCCTGTCGAACATGAGCCATGAAATCCGCACGCCGATGAACAGCATCATCGGCATGGCGCACCTGGCGCTGAAATCCGTGGCCGACGCGCGCCAGCGCGACTATCTGCAAAAAATCTATCATTCGGGCCAGCATTTGCTGGGCCTGATCAACGATATCCTCGATTTTTCCAAGATCGAGGCGGGCAAGCTGGAACTGGAAGTGCTGGACTTCCGTCTCGACACCCTGCTGGCGAACATCGCCAGCCAGCTGGGCGACGCGGCCGCCGTCAAGGGCCTGGCGCTGCAGTTCGATATCGCGCCGGAGCTGCCGCAGCGCTGGCGCGGCGACCCGCTGCGCCTGGAGCAGGTCTTGCTGAACCTGACCAGCAACGCCATCAAGTTTTCCGACAATGGCAGCATCTTCGTGCGCGTGCGCCAGTCCGAGGAGCGCGGCAGCTACGCCATGCTGCGCTTCGAAGTGCAGGACCGGGGCATCGGCATGAACCAGGAAGAGGTGGCGCAGCTGTTCCGTTCCTTCCACCAGGCCGACCCGTCGACCACGCGCAAGTATGGCGGCAGCGGCCTGGGACTGGTGATCAGCAAGCAGCTGGTGGAGCTCATGGGCGGCAAGGTGGGCGTGTACAGCCAGCCGGGCCTGGGCAGCACCTTCTGGTTCACGGCGCGGCTGGAGAAAAGCGCGCAGGCGTCCGACGAGCGCATCGCCGAAGTCGAGCCGGAAGTATTGGGCGTGATACGCGGCGCATCCATCCTGCTGGTCGAAGATAACGTCTTCAGCCAGCAGGTGGGCTGCGAATTGCTGGAAGACGCCGGCGCCACCGTCTGCGTCGCCGGCAATGGCCGCGAAGCGCTGGAATTGCTGGCCCGCCAGCGCTACGACTGCGTGCTGATGGACGTGCAGATGCCGGAGATGGATGGCTTCGAGACGACGCGCCGCATCCGCGCCGACCCGAAACTCACTGGCCTGCTGGTGATCGCCATGACGGCCAACGCGGGCAGCGAAGACCGCGCCCGCTGCCTGGAGGCGGGCATGGATGAATTCGTGACCAAGCCGATCGCCCCGAATCTGCTGTTTCACCTGCTGGCGAAATGGTTCCGTCTGCGTGGCGGCATCGGCAACATCGGCCGCATGCGTGCAAGCGACAGGCTGGCGGCGGCGCCGGCAGCGCCGTCATCGGCCGCCGCGCCGGAATTGCGCGACACGGCCATCCTCGACCTGGCCACCCTGGCTCTCACGTTCAGCAATGACGTCGTGAAGATGCGCAAATACACCCAGCTGTTTCTCGACACGGCACGCGACGGCATCGCCGAAATGGAGCAGGCCATGGCACTGGAAGACCTGGGGCGCCTGGCCGACCTGGGCCACCGCAGCAAATCGTCGGCGCTGGCCGTGGGCGCCCATGCCTTTGCGGGCCTGTGCACGTCGATCGAAGGCTTGCGCGTGGGCGGCGACCTGCAACAGGCGCGCGTCTTGCTGACAGCCCTGGGACCGGCGCTGGCGCAGGTGGCGGAACAAATTTCAGTGGAATTTGCCGCCAGCGACACCCCCTGA
- a CDS encoding CmpA/NrtA family ABC transporter substrate-binding protein, with translation MTQQAGTSAHAMRSMHPEKQTIRIGYLPLTDCASLVMASKLGLDEKYGIKIELSREMSWAGVRDKLNNGELDAAHVLYGLVYGVQMGIGGQQHDMAVLMNLNHSGQAVTLSAALAREGAHDGTTLARHMRGAARPFAFAHTFPTGNHAMLLQYWLAAHGIDPLRDARVMTVPPSQMVAALRAGQMDGFCAGEPWGYKAIVDGVGVTATTSGAIWPHHPGKVLGTSAAFAQQHPNSCRALIAAVLEAGRWIDASDTNRLAMAATLAEPAYLHTPQETLAPRILGHYQDGLGKTWDEAHGLKFYGDGAVNFPYLSDGMWFMTQHRRWGLLRDEPDYLAVARQVNRIDLYRQAAEMTATPVPKSPMRSSTLCDGVVWDGSAPEAYAASFAIGHFF, from the coding sequence ATGACACAGCAAGCGGGCACGAGTGCCCACGCGATGCGCTCCATGCATCCGGAAAAACAGACGATACGCATCGGCTACCTGCCGCTGACCGATTGCGCCTCGCTGGTGATGGCGTCAAAGCTGGGCCTCGACGAAAAATACGGCATCAAGATTGAACTGAGCCGGGAGATGTCGTGGGCCGGCGTGCGCGACAAATTGAACAACGGCGAACTCGACGCGGCCCACGTGCTGTACGGTCTCGTGTATGGCGTGCAGATGGGCATCGGCGGGCAACAGCACGACATGGCCGTGCTGATGAACCTCAATCACAGCGGCCAGGCCGTGACCTTGTCGGCGGCGCTGGCGCGCGAGGGCGCCCACGATGGCACCACCTTGGCGCGGCACATGCGCGGCGCGGCGCGGCCATTTGCGTTTGCGCATACTTTCCCGACCGGCAACCACGCGATGCTGCTGCAATACTGGCTGGCCGCGCACGGTATCGATCCGCTGCGCGACGCGCGCGTGATGACGGTGCCGCCGTCGCAAATGGTGGCCGCCTTGCGCGCGGGCCAGATGGATGGCTTTTGCGCCGGCGAACCGTGGGGCTACAAGGCTATCGTCGATGGCGTGGGCGTGACGGCCACCACCAGCGGCGCCATTTGGCCCCACCATCCGGGCAAGGTGCTGGGCACCAGCGCCGCGTTTGCGCAGCAGCATCCGAACAGCTGCCGCGCCCTGATCGCCGCCGTGCTCGAGGCGGGACGCTGGATCGACGCCAGCGACACCAACCGGCTGGCCATGGCGGCCACCCTGGCAGAGCCTGCTTATCTGCATACGCCGCAGGAAACCCTGGCGCCGCGCATCCTCGGCCATTACCAGGATGGCCTGGGCAAGACCTGGGACGAAGCGCACGGCTTGAAGTTTTACGGCGATGGCGCCGTCAATTTCCCGTATTTGTCGGACGGCATGTGGTTCATGACCCAGCACCGGCGCTGGGGCTTGCTGCGCGACGAACCCGATTACCTGGCGGTGGCGCGCCAGGTCAACCGCATCGACCTGTACCGCCAGGCGGCGGAAATGACGGCTACGCCCGTACCCAAATCCCCGATGCGCAGCTCGACCCTGTGCGACGGCGTCGTGTGGGACGGCAGCGCGCCGGAAGCGTACGCGGCATCGTTTGCCATCGGCCACTTTTTCTGA
- a CDS encoding ANTAR domain-containing response regulator has product MTSSRTQPLRIVVVNTIVEHGVHENAALAAQVQRGNALRIGLLESGFDIVASLPADLYLPERIAQLQPDLIIIDAESDARDVLEHIVIATRDERRPIVLFTEDGATASIDAAMAAGVSAYIVAGLHAERILPVLNVALARFRQEEKLRAELLDTRHKLLERKVIERAKGLLMTHHGLTEDQAYQRLRSMAMNKKLKLADIAQRILDVEDLLG; this is encoded by the coding sequence ATGACGTCCAGCCGTACCCAGCCTTTGCGCATCGTTGTCGTCAACACCATTGTCGAGCACGGCGTGCACGAGAACGCGGCCTTGGCTGCCCAGGTGCAGCGCGGCAATGCCTTGCGCATCGGCTTGCTGGAATCGGGCTTCGACATCGTCGCCTCGCTGCCAGCCGACCTCTACCTCCCCGAGCGAATCGCGCAACTGCAGCCTGACCTCATCATCATCGATGCCGAATCGGACGCGCGCGACGTGCTCGAGCACATCGTCATCGCCACGCGCGACGAGCGCCGCCCCATCGTCCTGTTTACCGAAGACGGCGCCACAGCCAGCATCGATGCGGCCATGGCGGCCGGCGTATCCGCGTATATCGTGGCCGGCTTGCATGCCGAGCGCATCTTGCCCGTGCTCAATGTGGCCCTGGCGCGCTTTCGCCAGGAAGAAAAACTGCGCGCCGAATTGCTCGACACGCGGCACAAGCTGCTCGAGCGCAAGGTGATCGAACGGGCCAAGGGCCTGTTGATGACGCATCATGGCTTGACGGAAGACCAGGCTTACCAGCGCTTGCGCAGCATGGCCATGAACAAGAAACTCAAACTGGCGGACATTGCCCAACGCATCCTCGACGTGGAGGACTTGCTGGGATGA
- the iolB gene encoding 5-deoxy-glucuronate isomerase codes for MSPLLVKANKAGGKIVEVTPESAGWTHVGFAAHRLQAGESLQLETGGRELCIVVLTGTVTVQAGEQQWREIGHRQSVFEDRSPYAVYVPLDTTVNIAAVSNAEVGLCSAPATTHRPARLIDPATMTRSVRGKGANTRYVCDILPQTAEADGLLVVEVVTPSGHSSSYPPHKHDSDNVPLESSLEETYYHRLNPEQGFAYQRVYTDDRSIDEAMAVENHDVVMVPRGYHPVTVPYGYDGYYLNVMAGPKRVWHFKNDPAHDWLMTK; via the coding sequence ATGAGCCCGCTATTGGTCAAAGCGAACAAGGCCGGCGGCAAGATCGTTGAAGTCACGCCCGAATCGGCCGGCTGGACGCATGTCGGGTTCGCCGCGCACCGGCTTCAGGCGGGCGAGTCCTTGCAACTGGAGACGGGCGGCCGCGAACTGTGCATCGTCGTGCTGACGGGTACGGTCACCGTACAGGCCGGTGAACAGCAGTGGCGCGAGATCGGTCACCGCCAAAGCGTCTTCGAGGACCGCTCGCCGTATGCCGTGTATGTCCCGCTGGATACAACGGTCAACATTGCGGCAGTGAGCAATGCCGAGGTCGGACTTTGCAGCGCGCCCGCCACGACCCACCGTCCGGCGCGCCTGATCGACCCCGCCACCATGACGCGCTCCGTGCGCGGCAAGGGCGCGAATACCCGCTATGTGTGCGACATCCTGCCGCAGACGGCCGAGGCCGATGGCTTGCTGGTGGTCGAGGTGGTCACGCCGTCCGGCCACTCGTCCAGCTATCCGCCGCATAAACACGACAGCGACAATGTGCCGCTGGAAAGCTCACTGGAAGAAACGTATTACCACCGCCTCAATCCCGAGCAGGGCTTTGCCTACCAACGGGTCTACACAGACGACCGTTCCATTGATGAAGCCATGGCCGTGGAAAACCACGACGTGGTAATGGTGCCCAGGGGCTACCACCCCGTGACCGTGCCGTATGGCTACGACGGCTATTACCTGAACGTGATGGCTGGCCCCAAGCGGGTCTGGCATTTCAAGAACGACCCGGCCCATGACTGGCTGATGACGAAATAA
- the iolD gene encoding 3D-(3,5/4)-trihydroxycyclohexane-1,2-dione acylhydrolase (decyclizing) yields MAAYTQPSGACSMSTIRLTMAQALVRYLAALRVEGGEPLFGGAFAIFGHGNVAGLGEALYQYRDSFPTYRAHNEQAMAHSAIAYAKAHMRRRMMAVTSSIGPGATNLLTAAALAHVNRLPVLLLPGDVFVSRAPDPVLQQLEDGTDGSVSVNDAFKPLSRYFDRIVYPEQLLTALPRAIAALTDPAACGPVTLSLPQDVQTMAYDYPVDFFEPRIVRFRSLPPVEQELEEAAALLKNAKQPLIVAGGGVLYGKASAALQAFAERHGIPVAETQAGKSSLPWNHPLQLGAIGVTGSPAANSLAADADVVLAIGTRLQDFTTGSNSLFAQAQLVSLNVNSFDALKRRGLGLQADATLGLQGLSRLLGSWNSAGQWMDRAQQAGNAWRETVKSITGKRDVAGLPYDGEVIGAVQRSSADSTSNDIVVCAAGTLPAELHKLWRTSTPGGYHMEYGYSCMGYEIAGGLGVKMAKPDAEVIVMVGDGSYLMMNSEIATSVMLDKKLIIVVLDNRGYGCINRLQQACGNPSFNNMLPDSAPHIDFALHAQSLGALSEHVGSIAELEQAMLRARAAPRTYLICIDTDDTRTTEDGGCWWEVAVPEVSTQPAVQAARARYELDRQGQQK; encoded by the coding sequence GTGGCAGCGTACACGCAACCGTCTGGAGCGTGCAGCATGAGCACGATTCGTTTAACCATGGCCCAAGCGCTGGTGCGCTACCTGGCCGCCTTGCGGGTGGAGGGGGGCGAACCTCTGTTCGGCGGCGCCTTTGCCATCTTTGGCCACGGCAACGTGGCGGGCCTGGGCGAGGCGCTGTACCAGTACCGCGACAGCTTCCCGACCTACCGCGCCCATAACGAACAGGCGATGGCGCACTCGGCCATTGCCTATGCGAAAGCCCACATGCGCCGGCGCATGATGGCCGTGACCAGTTCCATCGGCCCGGGCGCGACCAACTTGCTGACGGCCGCCGCCCTGGCCCACGTGAACCGCTTGCCCGTGCTCTTGCTGCCCGGCGACGTCTTCGTCTCGCGCGCGCCCGATCCCGTGCTGCAGCAGCTGGAAGATGGCACGGATGGCAGCGTGTCGGTGAACGATGCGTTCAAGCCGCTGTCGCGCTACTTTGACCGCATCGTCTATCCGGAACAGCTATTGACGGCCTTGCCGCGCGCCATTGCCGCCTTGACGGACCCGGCCGCCTGCGGTCCCGTGACTTTATCCTTGCCGCAAGACGTGCAGACGATGGCGTATGACTATCCCGTGGATTTCTTTGAGCCGCGCATCGTGCGTTTCCGCTCCTTGCCGCCTGTCGAGCAGGAACTGGAGGAGGCGGCAGCGTTGTTGAAAAACGCGAAGCAGCCGCTGATCGTCGCCGGTGGCGGCGTGCTGTATGGCAAGGCCAGCGCCGCCTTGCAGGCGTTTGCCGAGCGCCATGGCATTCCCGTGGCGGAAACCCAGGCCGGTAAAAGTTCTTTGCCATGGAACCATCCGCTGCAGCTGGGCGCCATCGGCGTGACGGGCTCGCCTGCGGCCAACAGCCTGGCGGCGGACGCGGACGTGGTGCTGGCCATCGGCACGCGCCTGCAGGATTTCACGACGGGTTCGAACTCCCTGTTTGCGCAGGCGCAACTGGTCAGCCTGAACGTTAACAGTTTTGATGCGCTGAAACGCCGCGGCCTGGGCTTGCAGGCGGACGCGACACTCGGCTTGCAAGGCCTGTCGCGGCTGCTGGGCAGCTGGAATAGCGCGGGCCAGTGGATGGACCGTGCACAGCAGGCAGGGAACGCGTGGCGCGAGACAGTCAAAAGCATCACCGGCAAGCGCGACGTGGCCGGCTTGCCGTACGACGGCGAAGTCATCGGCGCCGTGCAACGCTCTTCAGCGGACTCGACCAGCAACGATATCGTCGTCTGTGCGGCGGGCACCTTGCCGGCCGAGCTGCATAAACTGTGGCGCACGTCGACGCCGGGCGGCTACCACATGGAGTACGGCTACTCGTGCATGGGTTACGAGATCGCCGGTGGCCTCGGCGTCAAGATGGCCAAGCCCGATGCCGAGGTCATCGTCATGGTGGGCGACGGCAGCTATCTGATGATGAATTCGGAAATCGCCACCTCCGTCATGCTCGATAAAAAACTTATCATCGTCGTGCTCGACAACCGCGGTTATGGCTGCATCAACCGCCTGCAGCAGGCCTGCGGCAACCCTTCGTTCAACAATATGTTGCCCGACAGCGCACCGCACATCGACTTTGCCCTGCATGCGCAATCGCTGGGTGCGCTGTCCGAACACGTGGGGTCGATTGCCGAACTGGAGCAAGCCATGCTGCGCGCTCGCGCCGCGCCACGCACCTATTTGATTTGCATCGATACGGACGACACGCGCACGACCGAAGACGGTGGTTGCTGGTGGGAAGTGGCCGTGCCCGAGGTCTCCACGCAGCCAGCCGTGCAAGCTGCGCGCGCCCGTTATGAACTTGACCGCCAAGGACAACAAAAATGA
- the cobA gene encoding uroporphyrinogen-III C-methyltransferase: protein MAQCGSVTLVGAGPGDPDLLTLKAVKAIARADVVLIDDLVNPAILAHAAHGVRVVEVGKRGGCASTPQAFIERLMLAEARAGLHVVRLKGGDPYLFGRGGEERAYLRSHGVPVEVIPGISSGLAAPSSIGVPLTHRGWSQGAIFVTGHGKDAASEPNWSALAQSGLTLVIYMGVARVAAIQAGLLAGGMAPGTPVAVVQSASLAAQRQLLSTLQRLPDALLASGLGSPSIIVVGDVVRCADAWDDHGAGALLAGALREA from the coding sequence ATGGCGCAATGTGGTAGCGTGACCCTGGTCGGCGCCGGTCCCGGCGACCCGGACCTGCTGACCCTCAAGGCCGTGAAGGCCATCGCGCGGGCCGACGTGGTGCTGATCGACGACCTCGTCAACCCGGCCATCCTCGCCCATGCGGCACACGGCGTGCGCGTGGTCGAAGTGGGCAAGCGGGGCGGCTGCGCTTCCACGCCGCAAGCGTTCATCGAGCGCCTGATGCTGGCCGAGGCGCGCGCGGGCCTGCACGTGGTGCGCCTGAAGGGGGGCGACCCGTATCTGTTCGGACGGGGCGGCGAAGAGCGCGCCTACCTGCGCAGCCATGGCGTGCCCGTCGAAGTAATTCCCGGCATCAGCAGCGGCCTGGCCGCGCCTTCGTCCATCGGCGTGCCGCTCACGCACCGCGGCTGGAGCCAGGGCGCCATCTTCGTCACGGGCCACGGCAAGGATGCCGCGTCCGAGCCGAACTGGTCGGCCCTGGCGCAAAGTGGCTTGACGCTCGTCATCTACATGGGCGTGGCCAGGGTGGCCGCCATCCAGGCCGGCTTGCTGGCCGGCGGCATGGCGCCCGGCACGCCCGTGGCCGTGGTGCAATCGGCCAGCCTGGCCGCCCAGCGCCAGTTGCTGAGCACTTTGCAGCGCTTGCCGGACGCTCTGCTGGCCAGCGGCCTGGGCAGTCCCAGCATCATCGTCGTGGGCGACGTGGTGCGCTGCGCCGATGCCTGGGATGACCATGGCGCCGGCGCCTTGCTGGCCGGGGCACTGCGGGAAGCTTGA
- a CDS encoding CoA-acylating methylmalonate-semialdehyde dehydrogenase, producing MTTPMIGHFIGGNPMASRSERTSDVFNPATGAVTAKVALATPSELNAAVAAAHAAFPAWSQTSPLRRARVMFKFKELLEEHSDQLAALITAEHGKVFTDAKGEVTRGIEVVEFACGIPQMMKGEYSEQVAGGIDAWSIRQALGVCVGITPFNFPVMVPMWMFPMAIACGNTFVLKPSERDPSASLLLAQLLTDAGLPDGVFNVVQGDKEAVDGLLHHPDVRAVSFVGSTPIAEYIYATGCAQGKRVQALGGAKNHMVVMPDADIPQTVDALMGAAFGSAGERCMAISVVVAVGNVADQLVEALVPRINALKITQGMDLSAEMGPVVTQVHKDKIAGYIANGVEEGAKLVADGRGFVLPGHEQGFFLGGSLFDHVTPDMTIYKEEIFGPVLCIVRVPDFTTALDLVNAHEYGNGTAIYTRDGNTAREYTHRVQVGMVGVNVPIPVPMAFHSFGGWKRSLFGDHHAHGPESVRFYTKQKAVTQRWPASTAAGAEFAMPTLK from the coding sequence ATGACAACCCCGATGATTGGCCACTTTATTGGTGGCAACCCGATGGCTTCGCGTTCAGAGCGCACGAGCGACGTCTTCAATCCCGCCACCGGCGCCGTGACGGCGAAAGTGGCGCTGGCCACGCCTTCCGAACTGAACGCGGCCGTGGCGGCAGCCCACGCGGCGTTTCCCGCCTGGTCGCAAACCTCGCCGCTGCGTCGCGCCCGGGTCATGTTCAAGTTCAAGGAATTGCTGGAAGAGCACTCCGACCAACTGGCCGCCCTGATCACGGCGGAGCACGGCAAAGTATTTACGGATGCCAAAGGGGAAGTGACGCGCGGCATCGAAGTGGTGGAGTTTGCCTGCGGCATCCCGCAAATGATGAAGGGAGAGTATTCGGAGCAAGTGGCCGGCGGCATCGATGCGTGGTCGATCCGCCAGGCGCTCGGTGTGTGCGTCGGCATCACGCCATTCAACTTTCCCGTGATGGTGCCCATGTGGATGTTCCCGATGGCGATTGCCTGCGGCAATACGTTCGTGCTGAAACCGTCGGAGCGCGATCCGTCGGCCAGCCTGCTGCTGGCGCAACTGTTGACGGACGCGGGCTTGCCCGATGGCGTCTTCAATGTGGTGCAGGGTGACAAGGAAGCCGTGGATGGGTTATTGCACCACCCGGACGTGCGTGCCGTCAGTTTCGTCGGTTCCACGCCGATTGCCGAATATATCTATGCGACTGGCTGTGCGCAGGGCAAGCGCGTGCAGGCCCTGGGTGGCGCCAAGAATCACATGGTCGTCATGCCCGACGCGGACATCCCGCAGACGGTCGACGCGCTGATGGGCGCGGCGTTTGGCTCGGCCGGCGAGCGCTGCATGGCCATTTCCGTCGTCGTCGCGGTGGGCAATGTCGCGGACCAGCTGGTCGAAGCCTTGGTGCCGCGTATTAACGCCCTGAAAATCACGCAGGGCATGGATCTGTCGGCCGAGATGGGCCCCGTCGTCACGCAAGTGCACAAGGACAAGATCGCCGGCTACATCGCCAACGGTGTGGAAGAGGGCGCCAAGCTGGTGGCCGACGGGCGCGGTTTCGTGCTGCCCGGCCACGAGCAAGGGTTCTTCCTCGGCGGCAGCCTGTTCGACCATGTCACGCCGGACATGACGATCTACAAGGAAGAAATCTTCGGGCCCGTGCTGTGCATCGTGCGCGTGCCGGACTTTACGACGGCGCTGGACCTGGTCAACGCGCATGAGTACGGTAATGGCACGGCCATCTACACGCGCGACGGCAACACGGCGCGCGAGTACACGCACAGGGTGCAGGTGGGGATGGTCGGGGTGAACGTGCCGATTCCCGTGCCGATGGCCTTCCACAGCTTCGGCGGCTGGAAGCGTAGCCTGTTCGGCGACCACCACGCGCATGGCCCGGAATCCGTACGCTTCTACACGAAACAGAAGGCCGTGACCCAACGCTGGCCCGCATCGACGGCGGCCGGCGCCGAGTTTGCCATGCCGACCCTGAAGTAA
- the iolE gene encoding myo-inosose-2 dehydratase, whose translation MNASTWNVKIGINPISWMNDDLPSLGGETPLETALKEGAEIGYVGFELGNKFPKDAPALNAVLGKYNLACVSGWYSGRLAHRSVEEEIASVASHLRLLADSGATVMVYGEVADAIQGEARPLYKRPRFQSQQQWQDYANKLTAFAAHLLAHGVRLAYHHHMGAYVETPADVDQLMALTGAEVGLLFDTGHITFAGGDALAVLNKHIDRICHVHCKDVRPNVVKLARNGHWSFLQAVINGAFSVPGDGSIDFPAILTRLYLHGYEGWLVVEAEQDPAVAPSYEYAKMGHDYLAKLVEAIPRLGREAA comes from the coding sequence ATGAATGCATCAACATGGAATGTGAAGATCGGCATCAACCCGATCTCGTGGATGAACGACGATTTACCGAGCCTGGGCGGCGAAACGCCTTTGGAAACGGCGTTGAAAGAGGGCGCCGAGATCGGCTACGTGGGTTTTGAATTGGGCAACAAGTTTCCCAAGGATGCCCCAGCGCTGAACGCGGTGCTGGGCAAATACAATCTCGCCTGTGTTTCCGGCTGGTATTCAGGACGGCTGGCGCACCGGTCGGTCGAAGAAGAGATCGCTTCCGTAGCGTCGCATTTGCGGCTGCTGGCCGACAGCGGCGCCACCGTCATGGTCTACGGCGAAGTGGCCGACGCGATCCAGGGCGAAGCGCGCCCGCTGTATAAACGCCCGCGTTTCCAGTCGCAGCAGCAATGGCAGGACTACGCCAACAAATTGACGGCCTTTGCCGCCCATTTGCTCGCGCATGGCGTACGCCTTGCGTATCACCACCACATGGGCGCCTACGTGGAAACGCCGGCCGACGTGGACCAGTTGATGGCCTTGACGGGGGCCGAAGTCGGCTTGCTGTTCGACACGGGCCACATCACGTTTGCCGGCGGCGATGCGCTGGCGGTGCTCAACAAGCATATCGACAGGATTTGCCACGTGCATTGCAAGGACGTGCGCCCCAACGTGGTGAAGCTGGCGCGCAATGGCCACTGGAGTTTCTTGCAGGCCGTGATCAATGGCGCCTTCAGCGTGCCGGGCGACGGCAGCATCGACTTTCCGGCCATCCTCACGCGCTTGTATCTGCACGGCTACGAAGGCTGGCTCGTGGTGGAAGCGGAGCAGGATCCGGCCGTGGCCCCCAGCTACGAATACGCGAAGATGGGCCATGACTACCTGGCCAAGCTCGTCGAGGCCATTCCGCGCCTGGGCCGGGAGGCGGCATGA